A single window of Salminus brasiliensis chromosome 18, fSalBra1.hap2, whole genome shotgun sequence DNA harbors:
- the LOC140539462 gene encoding granzyme K-like: protein MFHHSQRILFNGILLFISLRQAACMNVSIIGGQEVKKVKPWLVSIQAKDHHVCGGILIHQQWVLTAAHCKKKLDSCPSVTVLLGALSLRKSKNTQRIEVLEYHIPKTFNNKTKANDIMLLKLQEKVQLKEKTVKVKPIPKPVRTIIDGTKCQVSGWGTTNVEILEASDVLREVEVSVVNRDLCNCYYNNNPVITEDMICAGNKQQRKDACWGDSGGPLECKNNIVGVVSGGNGCGDPKKPGVYTLLTKKHIFWINNVLKKSM, encoded by the exons ATGTTTCACCACAGCCAACGTATTCTTTTTAATGGTATTCTCCTCTTCATCAGTTTAAGACAAGCAG CATGCATGAATGTATCCATCATAGGAGGTCAAGAGGTCAAGAAGGTGAAGCCATGGCTTGTGTCCATCCAAGCCAAGGACCACCATGTCTGTGGGGGAATACTGATTCATCAGCAGTGGGTCTTGACTGCTGCTCACTGTAAAAA AAAGTTAGACTCATGTCCGTCAGTGACGGTCCTCTTAGGTGCCCTCTCTCTGAGAAAGAGCAAAAACACTCAGCGCATTGAGGTCCTTGAGTACCATATCCCAAAAACATTCAATAACAAAACCAAGGCAAACGACATCATGTTGTTGAAG CTCCAAGAAAAGGTCCAGCTTAAAGAAAAGACTGTGAAAGTGAAGCCAATCCCCAAACCAGTGCGTACAATTATAGATGGTACCAAATGTCAAGTGAGTGGATGGGGAACCACTAATGTGGAAATTTTAGAAGCAAGCGATGTTCTGCGAGAGGTGGAGGTTTCAGTGGTGAACAGAGACCTGTGCAACTGTTACTACAacaacaaccctgtcatcactgAGGACATGATATGCGCAGGGAACAAGCAGCAGAGGAAAGATGCATGTTGG GGTGATTCTGGCGGTCCTCTGGAATGCAAAAACAACATTGTGGGTGTGGTTTCAGGGGGAAACGGATGTGGGGATCCCAAGAAACCTGGTGTCTACACATTGCTCaccaaaaaacatattttctgGATCAACAATGTGCTTAAAAAAAGCATGTGA